A window of Microbacterium lushaniae genomic DNA:
TGTAGCGATCCGGATAGAGACAGAGGCCAGCTGACGCGCCGGCCTCGATGAGCGCGAGCGGGCCGTCGATGCGGCTCAGTACTGGGAGCAGCACCGCGCAGCGTGCTGCTTCATTTGTCTGTGTTGCTCGCGCCATCACGATTGACACGACGCTCGTCCAATTCTCGACAAGCCATGCCCGGAACGGTGGGTATGGTCCGACCGGGGCACCAAGGTGTCGAGCTGCCGCGAAGACCAGGTTCGGCTGAACCTTGATCCCTGGGAGTTCGGAGATCAGATCAGCGATCTCGGGGTCTTCTGCAATTGCGGAAGACCATTCAAAGTAGGTGTTGGAGACGCCCTCCGCTTCGAACTCTGCGAACCTCCGGTAGACGTCTGCGATGCGAGCGCTCATGGCATCAACCTAATCGGGTGCAGGTCGGCCGAAGAGTCGTCATTAACCTCGATGGTCGGTTACGCAGCGAGCCCGTCTACTGGCTGCTGGTAGAGGGTGCCATCGCGGAGCATGGCGTAGAGGACGTCTGAGCGGCGTCTGGCCAGGGCGAGGAGTGCTTGGTTGTGGCGCTTGCCCCGGGCGATCTTGCGGTCGTAGTAGGCGCGGGATTGAGGGTCGCGGACCGCGGCGAATGCGGAGAGGAACATCGCGTTCTTGAGGATCTTGTTCCCACGTCGTGATGAGCACTCGAATAGGCGACCGGATACACATCAGGAACTCGATCCGCTGGGAGTTCGAATCCCACCTTCGCCGCCGGCGTCGAAGCGCCCGCAGGTCCCTTGAGAAGACGGGGAGCGGGGGTTTCGTCATGTCGGCGAACGCGTGTTCCGAAGACGCCTTCGCCCCGGGCCCGGGGAGGTAGCCCAGGGCCGCTCGCTGACATTCCGAAGGTGCCGTACTCTTCGATGGCCGAACGGTGGACCAGGAACCCGGGGGTGAACACGGATGAGTGTGAAGAGAGTGACGAGTGACGTCGTCGTCGGGCAGTCCGTCGAGCTGCGACCGTACCGCAAAGAGGATGAGTCAGACTTCGTGGGCCTGTTTCCTCGGCCACGCCGAGCTGAAGCCTTCGCCTCGTGAGGACGTCCCCGGCTGGGAACTCGTATACGTCATCCGTCGGTCTCACTGGCGAAGGGCTATGGTCGCGAGGTGGCGCGTCTTATCGCTCACTTCGCCTTCGACCGCCTAGGTCTCTCGGCTGTATTCGCCACTGTGGATACGGAGAATGTGGGATCGCTCCGGCTGCTGACCGGTATCGGTTTCGTCCAGACGAACCACCCGCGTGACGGGGAACGGGTCGCAATACTCATGAAGCCTGCCGCGGCCGTACCATCCGCAGCACAGTGACCGCGGCGTGAGGGGCGCTCGTTCGCGGGACGCGGCGTGCACCCGGCACCCTGTACGGTCACCGCTGTTGACCAGCACCTCCTGCTCGGCCACCGTTCACGATGTCCTGAAACCAGACAGTCAGGACACCCGCTGTTCGTGTTCGTGCAGCGCGGCGGCGACGCGGTCCAGGAACTCGCTGACGGCATCCATGTCGTAAGAGCCGCCGTGACGCGCGGAGGTGAGGAGCTGTCGGGTCACGACGTCTTCGCTGCGCAGGCGGGGCGTCCCGCCGTTCTCGTAGGCGCGGACAGCGACTTCGCACTCCCGCAGGAAACCGTCGACGTCCTCCGCGGAGAACCCCTCCACGCGGAACAGCCCCCTCCGCTTGCCCGGGGGGAATCGGACGCCGCGAAGCTCAGAGCTGTGCATTCCCCGACACTAGCGCTGCGGGCACTTCGCTGCGGAGCGCAGTCGGCGACCGGCTTCGTCGTTCATCCGGCCGGCTCCACTTGGGCCGCCCTTCGAGGAGCCCTGAGCGAGGCACGCTGCCGGCGGTTCAGGGCGTTGCGCTCGGTCGGGCACGGCGGCGGCGGATCGTCCATCGCGCCGCGAGCCCGATCGCGGCGACGAGGACGGTGGCCACGATCGGGCGCAGCGCCAGCTCCGGGGTCAGGAGTGCGCTTGCGAAGACCTGAAGCGCGTACTCGATCATCGCGGCCGGGTCGGAGGCGAGCACACGACTGCCGGCGGCGCTGCTGACCCCGGTGATGGCGGCGGGCGCGACCCAGACGACGATGAGACTCGCGAGAGCGGCGACGACGCGCCCAGGCGAGGAGACACCTGTCCATGCGATGGCGAGTCCGGTGAGCAGCGGGGCGACCCAGGCGATCAGTCCCACCACCGGAAGAAGCCAGTCCGGCCCGTAGAGCGTGAACGGCTGGAGGAAGCCTCCGATCCATGAGGACGCGGCGACCGCCGCGATCGTGAGACCGAGGAGCGCGCCCGCCCGAGGCGCCACGGCGATGAGGGTCTGGCAGAGCATCCCGATCAGAACGGACAGCGCACTCACCCCGACCAGAGCCGCCAGATACACCGCTGCCTGACCCGTCTCGGCAAGTCCGCTGCGGACGGCAACGGCCGTCTGCACGATCGCGATCAGCTGCAGCGCCGGCACGATGCCGAACAGCAGCATCCGGCCCCGCCGGCTGAGCCGATTCCGCAGTGACCGCG
This region includes:
- a CDS encoding GNAT family N-acetyltransferase; translated protein: MGTRIRHPSVSLAKGYGREVARLIAHFAFDRLGLSAVFATVDTENVGSLRLLTGIGFVQTNHPRDGERVAILMKPAAAVPSAAQ